A genomic region of Oncorhynchus mykiss isolate Arlee chromosome 2, USDA_OmykA_1.1, whole genome shotgun sequence contains the following coding sequences:
- the LOC110496468 gene encoding uncharacterized protein LOC110496468, producing MFGGDGERERNGERERDEERDRVSEGDGEQESNYVSGCVPHHSFQGLSARFHWSPCLRRSFNTSVSVPDAVSVQRLLSQGNFLLFSQALQGLSGLFRLWVGGHMASPLAAYDPLYLSHAAFIDKLWTHWQDRHRDVHTHEEAHGHTHLHTKYPVRQRLVKMKPFGIAPDDVMSSREQLCVVYVPITLGAPCNVTSSLLAERGKGRHRGAKDTASYHRKRQDTQNNHKHSTYDYNAQSYDGFDHSGYNRNGYDRQGFNRMGWDLLGYSKDGLDRDHIDREGYDISGYNRYGFNRHNVTWFGMRWDGLFMRGEEREEETQGEKEKESEVREESREEEEREREKVMSELFSDSGYNVYGFDPFGLDRGGFDAFGFRPDGYDKDSCNWFYNGPHYLRFYYHTQQQLISTNQHTLNHITRTCSPITALPQHWPLQDWMALDQEESQALIGQLEREWAGQKHSDDYYTHKVMSQRGRGIWLPITPDSRFCFELHWFSGCPLGSAPMTCPDLCREARCLGNPMAECRLRNCGSCFTEWLDPTTGAYVICQGW from the exons ATGTTtggaggggacggagagagagagaggaatggcgagagggaaagggatgaagagagggatagagtgagtgagggggatggagagcaAGAGAGCAACTATGTCTCAGGCTGTGTCCCCCACCACTCCTTCCAGGGCTTGTCTGCACGGTTTCACTGGTCCCCCTGTCTACGACGGAGCTTCAACACCTCG GTGTCTGTGCCTGACGCGGTGAGCGTCCAGAGGCTACTGTCTCAGGGAAACTTCCTGTTGTTCTCCCAGGCTCTGCAGGGGCTGTCTGGGCTATTTAGGCTCTGGGTGGGGGGCCACATGGCTTCTCCTCTGGCCGCCTATGACCCCCTCTACCTCTCACACGCCGCTTTCATCGACAAGCTCTGGACACACTGGCAGGACAGGCACAGAGACGTGCACACTCATGAAGAAGCTCATGGGCACACTCACCTACACACCAAGTACCCGGTGAGGCAGCGTCTCGTCAAGATGAAGCCGTTCGGCATTGCTCCTGATGATGTGATGTCTTCACGGGAACaactgtgtgtggtgtatgtaccCATAACCCTCGGAGCTCCCTGCAATGTGACATCATCACTCCTTGCCGAAAGAGGGAAGGGCCGCCACAGAGGAGCGAAAGACACTGCCAGCTATCACAGAAAGAGACAAGATACACAAAACAACCATAAACACAGCACCTATGATTACAATGCACAAAGCTATGATGGCTTTGACCACAGTGGTTACAATCGCAATGGATATGACAGACAAGGTTTCAACCGCATGGGCTGGGACCTGCTTGGTTACAGTAAGGATGGTTTGGACCGTGACCACATCGACAGAGAGGGCTATGACATTTCTGGATACAACCGCTATGGGTTTAACCGCCACAATGTTACATGGTTCGGGATGCGCTGGGATGGATTGTTtatgaggggggaggagagagaagaggagactcaaggggagaaagagaaggagagtgaggtgagagaggagagtagagaggaggaggagagagaaagagagaaggttaTGTCAGAGCTCTTTAGCGACAGTGGCTACAATGTTTATGGTTTCGACCCCTTTGGTTTGGACCGGGGTGGTTTTGATGCATTTGGATTTCGACCAGACGGTTACGATAAGGACAGCTGTAACTGGTTCTACAACGGACCGCACTACCTACGGTTCTATTACCACACCCAACAGCAGCTAATTTCAACCAATCAACACACTCTTAACCACATTACAAGAACCTGCTCTCCAATCACAGCCCTGCCTCAGCACTGGCCTTTGCAGGATTGGATGGCTCTGGATCAAGAGGAGAGCCAAGCCCTGATTGGTCAGCTGGAGCGGGAGTGGGCGGGACAGAAGCATTCTGATGACTACTACACCCACAAGGTGATGTCACAGAGGGGACGGGGCATTTGGCTGCCAATCACCCCAGACAGCAG gttTTGTTTTGAACTACACTGGTTTTCCGGTTGTCCTCTTGGCTCTGCCCCCATGACCTGCCCTGACCTCTGCCGTGAAGCCCGTTGTCTTGGTAACCCGATGGCTGAGTGTCGTTTGCGGAACTGTGGCTCCTGCTTTACTGAGTGGCTTGACCCAACCACCGGAGCGTACGTCATCTGCCAGGGCTGGTAA